In the genome of Paenibacillus pabuli, one region contains:
- a CDS encoding MFS transporter, whose protein sequence is MQRLWTKSFILMTLGLLFLFTAFYMLYPTLPLFIKVIGGSEKQVGLAMGALMLSSVILRPFVGGLLDRFGRRPFMIGGLLLFILAMYMYNWVGGIIMLIGLRIVHGMSWAVSTTSMMTAVTDMIPSARRGEGTGWFSTSMTLAMAVGPMIGLGIMQGTSYQTMFMFAVGLSIVALLLTLGAKMPFQPHTNRKKIQIFEKSVLPVMAPIFFLFIAYGGITTFVPLFAEQIKVNSGTFFLVYAATLALSRPIAGKLSDKKGETAVIIPALIITILALIVLSLSSSLLGVLASAILYGIGFGSAQPALQAITLRLAPEDRKGAANAFFSTATDLGIGLGAMVLGVVSEYMNYHILFMVSALSVMVSFLLFMTYVRRLLKIKQSLAARANDSVSL, encoded by the coding sequence ATGCAGCGCTTATGGACAAAATCTTTTATTTTGATGACGCTGGGTTTGCTTTTTTTATTTACTGCATTTTATATGCTGTATCCCACACTGCCGCTTTTCATCAAAGTGATAGGTGGCAGTGAAAAACAGGTGGGCTTGGCAATGGGGGCATTAATGTTATCTTCCGTTATCCTTCGTCCTTTTGTCGGTGGATTACTGGATCGATTCGGCAGACGTCCGTTTATGATCGGGGGGTTGCTTTTATTTATATTGGCAATGTACATGTACAACTGGGTAGGTGGAATCATCATGCTGATTGGACTTCGCATTGTGCATGGAATGAGCTGGGCCGTATCCACGACTTCCATGATGACAGCTGTGACTGACATGATTCCATCCGCTCGGCGCGGGGAAGGCACGGGGTGGTTTAGTACCTCCATGACGCTGGCAATGGCGGTTGGTCCCATGATTGGTCTGGGGATTATGCAAGGCACGTCATACCAGACGATGTTTATGTTTGCTGTTGGTTTGTCTATCGTGGCCCTGCTTTTGACGCTGGGAGCCAAAATGCCATTCCAACCACATACGAACAGAAAGAAAATCCAAATATTTGAGAAATCGGTCTTGCCTGTTATGGCGCCAATCTTTTTTCTTTTCATTGCATATGGGGGAATTACTACATTTGTGCCTCTGTTTGCAGAGCAGATCAAAGTCAATTCAGGCACATTCTTTCTGGTCTATGCGGCGACACTTGCGCTATCTCGACCTATAGCCGGGAAGCTGTCGGATAAAAAAGGAGAGACAGCTGTCATTATCCCGGCTTTGATCATTACGATTCTCGCCTTGATTGTACTGAGTCTCTCAAGCAGTTTGCTTGGCGTGCTCGCTTCAGCAATTCTGTACGGGATTGGTTTTGGTTCCGCTCAGCCAGCCCTTCAGGCGATAACACTCCGCCTCGCACCCGAGGATCGGAAAGGCGCAGCCAATGCGTTCTTTTCGACAGCGACCGATCTTGGTATCGGACTGGGTGCCATGGTCCTGGGTGTGGTATCCGAGTACATGAACTATCACATATTGTTTATGGTCAGCGCTTTGTCGGTTATGGTTTCTTTTTTGCTGTTTATGACCTATGTAAGACGGTTGTTGAAAATCAAGCAATCGCTTGCTGCCAGAGCCAATGATTCCGTTTCATTGTAA